One genomic segment of [Phormidium] sp. ETS-05 includes these proteins:
- a CDS encoding YqiA/YcfP family alpha/beta fold hydrolase has protein sequence MDEISPKYIYLHGFASGPEGAKARYLRQCFATANRHLTIPDLNSGDFTHLTLTRQLQQVAALFPPPPQPVTIIGSSFGGLTAAWLAQKHPQINRIILLAPAFEFLTHWLPTFSHEQLQQWQTTGFFPIYHYAENREIPLHYQFIEDVAQYPEMELTRNIPTLIIHGKNDEVIPIQASRNFAVPRPWVQLLELDSDHSLVDVLPTIWQSVQ, from the coding sequence ATGGATGAAATTAGCCCCAAATACATCTACCTCCACGGGTTTGCCAGCGGTCCAGAAGGAGCAAAAGCCCGTTACCTCCGCCAATGTTTCGCCACCGCTAACCGCCATTTAACCATTCCCGACCTCAACAGCGGCGACTTTACCCATCTCACCCTCACCCGTCAACTGCAGCAAGTCGCCGCCCTCTTCCCACCCCCACCCCAACCAGTCACCATTATTGGCTCTAGTTTTGGTGGTTTAACCGCCGCTTGGTTAGCCCAAAAACACCCCCAAATCAACCGCATCATTTTGCTCGCTCCCGCCTTTGAATTCCTCACCCATTGGTTGCCCACTTTCAGCCATGAGCAACTGCAACAATGGCAAACTACCGGATTTTTCCCCATTTATCACTATGCCGAAAACCGGGAAATCCCCCTCCATTATCAATTTATCGAAGATGTGGCACAATATCCAGAAATGGAATTAACTAGAAACATCCCCACTTTGATTATTCACGGCAAAAATGATGAAGTTATCCCCATTCAAGCTAGCCGCAACTTTGCCGTTCCACGTCCTTGGGTGCAGCTTTTGGAACTAGACAGCGACCACTCCCTCGTAGATGTGCTGCCCACAATTTGGCAATCTGTACAATAA
- a CDS encoding DUF2993 domain-containing protein: MLGRLIDWGNSAGAERGDRLLNAVVGGAIARLFTSSETVTATVGYQNPGQLLQGSIDSLTVNGTGLLIRREFPVSHLWFETDRVALDFTQVPQGKISLQEPTRAIAKVTLTEANINRALKSTLVQQRLRDFPDIEVQLLPNQGMRIFAKAKLGAEYIPICLSAQVSNERRRRLILENPKLDLETIAPEWQNSAAKLSLTLIEALNQLVDVSRFNLDGVNLWLNRVEIEDKKLQFSGYAEITHFPRRG; this comes from the coding sequence ATGTTGGGAAGGTTGATTGATTGGGGGAATTCTGCGGGAGCGGAGAGGGGCGATCGGTTGTTGAACGCGGTGGTAGGGGGGGCGATCGCCCGACTGTTCACTAGCAGCGAAACCGTAACCGCCACCGTCGGCTATCAAAACCCCGGACAACTGCTGCAGGGGAGTATCGACAGCTTGACAGTGAACGGGACCGGGCTGCTGATTCGCCGAGAATTCCCCGTTTCTCACCTGTGGTTTGAAACCGATCGAGTGGCTCTAGACTTCACTCAAGTGCCACAAGGCAAAATCTCCCTGCAGGAACCCACAAGAGCGATCGCCAAAGTCACCCTCACCGAAGCCAACATTAACCGAGCCTTAAAATCAACCTTAGTCCAACAGCGTTTGCGAGACTTTCCCGATATAGAAGTGCAACTGCTCCCCAACCAGGGAATGCGGATATTTGCCAAAGCCAAACTAGGAGCAGAATATATCCCCATTTGCCTATCCGCCCAAGTAAGCAATGAACGGCGGCGACGCTTAATCTTAGAAAACCCGAAATTAGATTTAGAAACCATAGCCCCCGAATGGCAAAACAGCGCCGCCAAGCTGAGTTTAACCCTCATAGAGGCATTAAATCAACTGGTGGATGTGAGCAGATTTAACTTAGATGGGGTGAATTTGTGGTTAAACCGAGTGGAAATTGAAGACAAAAAATTACAGTTTAGCGGTTATGCCGAAATCACCCATTTTCCCCGTCGGGGATAA